In Polaromonas sp. JS666, one genomic interval encodes:
- a CDS encoding response regulator, which translates to MTPQQNRHILLVDDMPSIHEDFRKILAAKPGARDLDDAEAALFGQAASPSGEGFELDSAYQGLEGVARVEAAVQAGRPYAMAFVDMRMPPGLDGVETIARLWRIDPQVQIVICTAYSDYPWEEVLARLDAQDRLLIIKKPFDMIEVSQLARTLTAKWELTRQATLQMGGLENAVKERARALRASESQLRQITDTVPALIAYVDAEQRFQFHNLAYEEGFGLKRDQIHGKTMREMMGDALYEKERGKIEEALSGYAVQYDRVQKTADGQLRDYIMQYFPRYGEDQDEGKVVGLFSLGTDVTELRRIDRMKSEFVSTVSHELRTPLTSIRGSLGLIAGGVAGELPAMAKSLVGIASNNCERLIRLINDILDSEKIESGKMHFELQQVELQPLLAQALAANEGFAGQHNVKLALDAPADAVRVSVDSDRLTQVVTNLLSNAVKFSPPASCVHIRLLRSGGRVRVEVADSGPGILEEFRKRIFQKFSQADTSDTRQKGGTGLGLNISRAIVEQMGGSMGFTTKAGVGTVFHFELPEASPLPVEDRDSAAPRPRILICEDDPDIARLLNLMLEKGGFDSDMVHSAAQALEQVARRPYAAMTVDLNLPDQDGVSLIRALRRDSRTRDLAIVVVSANAREGELEFNSQPLAVSTWLEKPIDENLLILSLHRAIDNMAEGKPRILHVEDDLDIQRIAAAIAQNFATFEFACTLQEARDQLASHHYDLVLLDLTLKDGSGWELLSTIEALDPAPPVVVFSASKLNMMESQRVEAVLVKADTSNEELIRVLQRVLDDSLWGTVDSPLST; encoded by the coding sequence ATGACCCCGCAGCAGAACCGGCACATTTTGCTGGTCGACGACATGCCCTCGATCCACGAGGACTTCCGCAAGATCCTCGCGGCCAAGCCGGGGGCGCGCGATCTGGACGATGCCGAAGCGGCCCTGTTTGGCCAGGCCGCTTCGCCGTCCGGTGAGGGCTTCGAACTGGACTCGGCCTACCAGGGGCTCGAAGGGGTGGCCAGGGTCGAGGCCGCCGTTCAGGCCGGCCGTCCTTATGCCATGGCCTTCGTGGACATGCGCATGCCCCCGGGCCTGGACGGCGTGGAGACGATAGCGCGGCTCTGGCGCATCGACCCACAGGTGCAGATCGTGATCTGCACGGCCTACTCCGACTACCCCTGGGAGGAAGTGCTGGCGCGACTGGACGCGCAGGACCGCCTGCTCATCATCAAGAAGCCGTTCGACATGATCGAGGTCAGCCAGCTGGCCAGGACGCTGACCGCCAAATGGGAACTGACGCGGCAGGCGACGCTGCAGATGGGCGGCCTGGAGAACGCCGTCAAGGAGCGGGCCAGGGCATTGCGCGCCAGCGAATCGCAGTTGCGCCAGATCACGGACACCGTGCCGGCCTTGATTGCCTACGTCGACGCTGAACAGCGCTTTCAGTTTCACAACCTGGCCTATGAAGAAGGCTTTGGCCTGAAGCGCGATCAGATCCACGGCAAGACCATGCGCGAGATGATGGGTGATGCGCTTTACGAAAAAGAGCGCGGCAAGATTGAAGAAGCCTTGTCGGGTTACGCGGTGCAGTATGACCGCGTGCAGAAAACTGCGGATGGCCAGCTGCGCGACTACATCATGCAGTACTTTCCGCGCTATGGCGAAGACCAGGATGAAGGCAAGGTGGTTGGACTTTTCTCGCTGGGCACCGATGTGACCGAGCTCAGACGCATCGACCGCATGAAGAGTGAATTTGTCTCTACCGTCAGCCATGAGCTGCGCACGCCGCTGACCTCCATCCGCGGCTCGCTGGGCCTGATTGCCGGTGGTGTTGCCGGAGAGCTGCCGGCCATGGCCAAGAGCCTGGTTGGCATTGCCAGCAACAACTGCGAGCGCCTGATCAGGCTCATCAACGACATTCTTGACAGCGAAAAAATCGAGTCGGGCAAGATGCACTTTGAGCTGCAGCAGGTGGAACTGCAGCCCCTGCTGGCGCAGGCCCTGGCGGCCAATGAAGGCTTTGCAGGCCAGCACAACGTCAAGCTGGCCCTCGATGCCCCGGCAGACGCGGTGAGGGTCAGCGTCGACAGCGACCGGCTCACCCAGGTCGTCACCAACCTGCTGTCCAATGCCGTGAAATTTTCACCGCCGGCGTCCTGCGTACATATCAGGCTGCTGCGCAGCGGCGGGCGGGTCCGGGTTGAAGTGGCCGACAGCGGCCCCGGCATCCTTGAAGAATTTCGCAAACGCATCTTCCAGAAATTCTCGCAAGCCGACACATCGGACACCCGGCAAAAGGGTGGCACGGGCCTGGGCCTGAATATCTCGCGCGCCATCGTGGAGCAGATGGGCGGCAGCATGGGGTTTACCACCAAGGCCGGTGTGGGGACCGTTTTCCACTTTGAACTGCCCGAAGCGAGCCCGCTGCCGGTTGAAGACCGGGACAGCGCCGCGCCGCGGCCCCGTATCCTGATTTGCGAAGATGACCCCGACATCGCGCGCCTGCTCAACCTGATGCTTGAAAAAGGCGGCTTTGATTCGGACATGGTGCACAGTGCTGCGCAGGCGCTGGAACAGGTGGCGCGCCGGCCCTACGCCGCCATGACGGTCGACCTGAACCTGCCCGACCAGGACGGCGTCAGCCTGATCCGTGCGCTGCGCCGCGACAGCCGCACGCGGGACCTGGCCATTGTGGTGGTTTCGGCCAATGCCAGAGAAGGTGAACTCGAATTCAACAGCCAACCGCTGGCGGTTTCGACCTGGCTCGAGAAACCTATCGACGAAAACCTGCTGATCCTCAGTTTGCACCGCGCCATTGACAACATGGCGGAAGGCAAGCCGCGCATTCTGCACGTCGAGGACGACCTGGACATCCAGCGCATTGCCGCTGCCATTGCCCAGAACTTCGCAACCTTTGAATTCGCCTGTACCCTGCAGGAAGCGCGGGACCAGCTGGCCAGCCATCATTACGATCTGGTACTGCTCGACCTGACGCTCAAAGACGGTTCGGGCTGGGAACTGCTAAGCACCATCGAAGCGCTGGACCCCGCACCGCCGGTCGTCGTGTTCTCTGCCAGCAAGCTGAACATGATGGAAAGCCAGCGCGTAGAAGCGGTGCTGGTAAAAGCAGATACCTCCAACGAGGAGCTGATCAGGGTCCTGCAGCGGGTGCTCGACGACAGCTTGTGGGGAACGGTCGATTCACCCCTGAGTACTTAG
- the gap gene encoding type I glyceraldehyde-3-phosphate dehydrogenase, whose amino-acid sequence MTIKVGINGFGRIGRNVFRSAVQSFSDIEIVGINDLLEPEYLAYMLQYDSVHGRFKGEVSVDGNTLIVNGKKIRLTQERDPANLKWNDVGAQVVIESTGLFLDKTSAEKHLAAGAKKVIISAPSKDDTPMFVFGVNDKTYKGEAVISNASCTTNCLAPVAKVLNDKWGIKRGLMTTVHAATATQKTVDGPSNKDWRGGRGILENIIPSSTGAAKAVGVVIPELNKKLTGMSFRVPTSDVSVVDLTCELSKEATLKEICAEMKAQSEGALKGVLGYTEDKVVATDFRGDARTSIFDADASIALDSTFIKVVAWYDNEWGYSNKCLEMVRVVAG is encoded by the coding sequence ATGACGATCAAAGTAGGCATCAATGGTTTCGGCCGCATCGGCCGCAATGTGTTCCGTTCGGCGGTGCAGAGCTTCAGCGACATTGAAATCGTGGGCATCAACGATTTGCTCGAGCCCGAGTACCTGGCTTACATGCTGCAGTACGACTCGGTGCATGGCCGCTTCAAGGGCGAGGTATCGGTCGACGGCAACACGCTGATCGTCAACGGCAAGAAAATCCGCCTCACGCAGGAGCGTGATCCTGCCAACCTGAAATGGAATGACGTCGGCGCGCAGGTCGTGATCGAATCCACCGGCCTCTTCCTCGACAAGACCTCGGCTGAAAAACACCTGGCCGCCGGCGCCAAAAAGGTCATCATTTCCGCCCCCTCGAAAGACGACACCCCCATGTTCGTCTTCGGCGTGAATGACAAGACCTACAAGGGCGAAGCCGTCATCTCCAACGCCAGCTGCACCACCAACTGCCTGGCGCCCGTCGCCAAGGTGCTCAACGACAAATGGGGCATCAAGCGCGGCCTGATGACCACCGTGCACGCAGCGACTGCCACGCAGAAGACCGTGGACGGCCCGAGCAACAAGGACTGGCGCGGCGGCCGCGGCATCCTGGAAAACATCATCCCGTCGTCCACCGGTGCCGCCAAGGCCGTGGGTGTGGTGATTCCCGAGCTCAACAAAAAGCTCACCGGCATGTCCTTCCGTGTCCCCACCTCCGACGTCTCGGTGGTGGACCTGACCTGCGAGCTGAGCAAGGAAGCCACGCTGAAGGAAATCTGCGCCGAGATGAAAGCGCAAAGCGAAGGTGCGCTCAAGGGCGTGCTCGGCTACACCGAAGACAAGGTGGTGGCCACCGACTTCCGCGGCGATGCCCGCACGTCGATTTTCGACGCCGATGCCAGCATTGCGCTCGACAGCACCTTCATCAAGGTCGTGGCCTGGTATGACAACGAATGGGGCTACTCGAACAAGTGCCTGGAGATGGTGCGGGTGGTGGCGGGGTAA
- the tkt gene encoding transketolase translates to MTALADTSPSLMANSIRALAMDAVQQANSGHPGAPMGMADIAVALWGRHLKHSPHNPQWFDRDRFVLSNGHGSMLLYALLHLTGYKLPMSELKNFRQLHSKTPGHPEHGYTPGVETTTGPLGQGLTNAVGMALAEKLLAKEFNRDGHSVVDHHTYVFMGDGCLMEGISHEAAALAGAWKLGKLIALYDDNGISIDGPVTPWFIDNTPLRFAAYGWNVIGPLDGHDAQAVSAAIAEAKESTDKPTLIVCKTHIGKGSPNRANTAKAHGEPLGAEEIKLTRDELNWPHTPFEVPKESYDAWDAKAAGLAAEAAWDVKFTAYKAAHPELAAEFTRRMKGELPKRFSQLAVDTVIGAHTRAETVASRKASQIALESFTAGLPEMLGGSADLTGSNLTNTKSTPNLRFDPNGEVVQTEAANGSLVGGRHINYGVREFGMAAIMNGVALHGGFIPYGGTFLTFSDYSRNAIRMAALMKLRVVHVFTHDSIGLGEDGPTHQSIEHAASLRLIPNLDVWRPGDTAETAVAWAVALQNKNKPTALLLSRQNLPYAPKNDLGEISKGAYVLAEPAEVGLNKKAQAVIIATGSEVQLALKAQELLAGKKIAVRVVSMPSTTTFDKQSTAYKTSVLPAGIPRIAVEMGVTDGWWKYGCAAVVGIDTYGESAPAAALFKHFGFTPENVADTVRKVLKK, encoded by the coding sequence ATGACTGCACTGGCTGACACCTCCCCATCCCTCATGGCCAATTCCATTCGTGCGCTGGCCATGGATGCCGTGCAGCAGGCCAACTCCGGCCACCCTGGCGCGCCCATGGGCATGGCCGATATCGCCGTTGCCTTGTGGGGCCGCCACCTGAAGCACAGCCCGCACAATCCGCAGTGGTTTGACCGCGACCGCTTCGTGCTGTCCAACGGCCACGGCTCCATGCTGCTCTATGCGCTGCTGCACCTGACCGGCTACAAGCTGCCGATGAGTGAGCTGAAAAACTTCCGCCAGCTGCACAGCAAAACCCCCGGCCACCCCGAGCACGGCTACACCCCCGGCGTGGAAACCACCACCGGCCCGCTGGGCCAGGGCCTGACCAATGCCGTGGGCATGGCGCTGGCCGAAAAGCTGCTCGCCAAGGAGTTCAACCGTGACGGCCACAGCGTGGTCGACCACCACACCTATGTTTTCATGGGCGATGGCTGCCTGATGGAAGGCATCAGCCATGAAGCTGCCGCCCTCGCCGGCGCCTGGAAGCTGGGCAAGCTGATTGCCTTGTACGACGACAACGGCATTTCGATTGACGGCCCGGTCACCCCCTGGTTCATCGACAACACGCCACTGCGCTTCGCCGCCTACGGCTGGAACGTGATCGGCCCCCTCGACGGGCACGACGCGCAAGCCGTGTCGGCCGCGATTGCTGAAGCAAAAGAGAGCACCGACAAGCCCACGCTGATCGTTTGCAAAACCCACATCGGCAAAGGCAGCCCCAACCGTGCCAACACCGCCAAGGCCCATGGCGAGCCACTGGGCGCCGAAGAAATCAAGCTCACGCGCGACGAACTGAACTGGCCGCACACCCCGTTCGAAGTTCCCAAGGAAAGCTACGACGCCTGGGACGCCAAGGCCGCCGGCCTGGCCGCAGAGGCGGCCTGGGACGTGAAATTTACCGCCTACAAGGCCGCCCACCCGGAGTTGGCCGCGGAATTCACGCGCCGCATGAAGGGCGAACTGCCCAAACGCTTTTCGCAGCTGGCCGTCGATACGGTGATTGGTGCGCACACCCGGGCCGAAACCGTGGCGTCGCGCAAGGCCTCGCAGATTGCGCTGGAGTCCTTCACCGCCGGCCTGCCCGAGATGCTGGGCGGCTCGGCCGACCTGACCGGCTCCAACCTCACCAACACCAAGTCAACGCCCAACCTGCGCTTTGACCCGAACGGCGAGGTGGTGCAGACCGAAGCGGCCAACGGCAGCCTGGTCGGTGGCCGTCACATCAACTACGGCGTGCGCGAGTTCGGCATGGCCGCCATCATGAACGGCGTGGCGCTGCATGGCGGGTTCATCCCTTACGGCGGCACCTTCCTGACCTTCAGCGACTACAGCCGCAACGCCATCCGCATGGCCGCGCTGATGAAGCTGCGCGTGGTGCACGTGTTCACGCACGACTCCATCGGCCTGGGCGAAGACGGCCCGACGCACCAGTCGATCGAGCACGCCGCCAGCCTGCGCCTGATTCCCAATCTCGACGTCTGGCGTCCGGGTGACACGGCTGAAACCGCCGTGGCCTGGGCCGTGGCGCTGCAAAACAAAAACAAGCCCACCGCCTTGTTGCTGAGCCGCCAGAACCTGCCGTACGCGCCGAAGAACGACCTTGGCGAGATCAGCAAGGGTGCTTACGTGCTGGCCGAGCCCGCCGAAGTGGGGCTGAACAAAAAAGCCCAGGCCGTCATCATTGCCACCGGCTCCGAAGTGCAGCTGGCGCTCAAGGCGCAGGAGCTGCTGGCCGGCAAAAAGATCGCGGTTCGCGTGGTTTCCATGCCCAGTACCACCACGTTTGACAAGCAAAGCACCGCGTACAAGACGTCCGTGCTGCCGGCCGGCATTCCGCGCATTGCGGTCGAGATGGGCGTGACCGACGGCTGGTGGAAATACGGCTGCGCCGCCGTGGTCGGCATCGACACCTACGGCGAGTCGGCGCCCGCGGCGGCGCTGTTCAAGCACTTTGGCTTCACGCCCGAGAACGTGGCCGACACCGTGCGCAAGGTGTTGAAGAAATAA
- the murU gene encoding N-acetylmuramate alpha-1-phosphate uridylyltransferase MurU yields MTTQVTTQALILAAGRGERMRPLTDTCPKPLLRVQSKPLIVWHLEDLARAGVTDVVINTAWLEEQFPAALGDGRAWGLRIRYSHEGARFGGALETAGGIATALPLLADAPFWLMAGDVYMPGFEFSPAAAAPFAASDSLAHLYLVPNPPHHPQGDFGISADGLALDEAAEKFTYSTLGLYRPALFNHTPAGQKAALAPLLRQAMRRGLVSAALYSGPWTDVGTPERLTELNE; encoded by the coding sequence ATGACCACCCAAGTGACCACCCAAGCCCTGATTCTGGCCGCCGGTCGCGGCGAACGTATGCGCCCGCTGACCGACACCTGCCCCAAGCCCTTGCTCAGGGTGCAGAGCAAACCACTGATCGTCTGGCATCTTGAGGACCTGGCACGCGCCGGGGTGACCGACGTGGTGATCAACACCGCGTGGCTGGAGGAGCAGTTTCCCGCCGCGCTCGGCGATGGCCGCGCATGGGGCCTGCGCATCCGCTACTCGCACGAAGGCGCGCGCTTTGGCGGCGCGCTGGAAACCGCCGGCGGCATTGCCACCGCCCTGCCGCTGCTGGCCGATGCGCCGTTCTGGCTGATGGCGGGCGATGTCTACATGCCCGGATTTGAGTTTTCGCCCGCCGCCGCCGCACCGTTCGCCGCGTCTGATTCACTGGCCCATCTTTACCTGGTGCCGAATCCACCGCACCACCCCCAGGGCGACTTCGGCATCTCGGCCGACGGCCTGGCGCTGGACGAGGCCGCGGAAAAGTTCACGTACAGCACCTTGGGCCTGTATCGCCCGGCGCTTTTCAACCACACGCCCGCCGGTCAGAAGGCCGCACTGGCGCCGCTGCTGCGCCAGGCCATGCGGCGCGGCCTCGTCTCGGCGGCGCTATATTCAGGCCCATGGACCGATGTGGGAACGCCAGAGCGCCTCACTGAACTCAACGAGTAA
- a CDS encoding aminopeptidase P N-terminal domain-containing protein, with translation MTTSIYQKRRATIARALKAAGGGIALLPTAPEVPRNRDSDFPYRHDSYFYYLTGFSEPDSWLVIEATGKTTLFCRPKDLEREIWDGIRLGPKAAPAGLGVDAAFSVETLDEKMPALLANQKAVWFPFATHKGLESRVDGWLNSVRARVRFGAECPQSQHDLCKLLDEMRLMKDSHEIAILRRAGKISAGAHVRAMQTSAAMLRNGVNGGLREYHLEAELLHEFRRQGSQFPAYGSIVAAGANACILHYRAGDTELKAGQLCLIDAGCELDGYASDITRTFPADGQFTSAQRTLYDIVVAAQDAAVAVTKPGKRFLDPHEAATRVLVEGMLDTGLLPKAKHGKVDDVLESGAYRQFYMHRTGHWMGMDVHDCGDYTEPSAKPREEKDALGQTVMRKPSRVLKPGMVLTIEPGIYVRPAKGVPKEFWNIGIRIEDDALVTAKGCELMTRGVPVKADEIEALMRG, from the coding sequence ATGACCACCAGCATTTACCAGAAGCGCCGCGCCACCATTGCCCGCGCCCTCAAAGCGGCCGGCGGCGGCATTGCCCTGCTGCCCACCGCCCCCGAAGTGCCGCGCAACCGCGACAGCGACTTTCCGTACCGGCACGACAGCTACTTTTATTACCTGACGGGCTTCAGCGAGCCCGACAGCTGGCTGGTGATTGAAGCGACCGGGAAGACCACGCTGTTTTGCCGGCCCAAGGACCTGGAACGCGAGATCTGGGACGGCATTCGCCTGGGCCCCAAGGCCGCGCCGGCCGGCCTGGGGGTGGATGCCGCCTTCAGCGTCGAAACGCTGGACGAGAAAATGCCGGCGCTGCTGGCCAACCAGAAGGCCGTGTGGTTTCCGTTTGCCACGCACAAGGGCCTGGAAAGCCGGGTCGATGGCTGGCTGAACAGCGTGCGTGCGCGCGTGCGCTTTGGCGCCGAGTGCCCGCAAAGCCAGCACGACCTGTGCAAGCTGCTCGATGAAATGCGGCTGATGAAGGACAGCCACGAGATTGCGATCTTGCGGCGTGCCGGCAAGATTTCGGCCGGTGCCCATGTGCGCGCCATGCAGACCTCGGCGGCCATGTTGCGCAATGGCGTGAACGGCGGCCTGCGTGAATACCACCTGGAGGCCGAACTGCTGCACGAGTTCCGCCGCCAGGGCTCGCAGTTTCCGGCTTACGGCAGCATCGTCGCAGCCGGCGCCAACGCCTGCATCCTGCACTACCGCGCGGGCGACACCGAGCTCAAAGCCGGCCAGTTGTGCCTGATTGACGCCGGTTGCGAACTCGACGGCTACGCCAGCGACATCACGCGCACCTTCCCGGCCGACGGCCAGTTCACCTCGGCCCAGCGCACGCTGTATGACATCGTCGTGGCCGCGCAGGACGCCGCAGTAGCCGTCACCAAACCCGGCAAACGCTTTCTGGACCCACACGAGGCCGCGACGCGGGTGCTGGTCGAAGGCATGCTCGACACCGGCCTGCTGCCCAAAGCCAAACACGGCAAGGTCGACGACGTGCTGGAGTCGGGCGCCTACCGCCAGTTCTACATGCACCGCACCGGCCACTGGATGGGCATGGACGTGCACGACTGCGGCGATTACACCGAACCTTCGGCCAAGCCACGCGAAGAAAAAGACGCGCTGGGCCAGACCGTGATGCGCAAGCCCTCGCGCGTCCTCAAGCCCGGCATGGTGCTGACAATCGAGCCGGGCATTTATGTGCGCCCCGCCAAGGGCGTGCCCAAGGAGTTCTGGAACATCGGCATCCGCATTGAAGACGATGCGCTGGTCACCGCCAAAGGCTGCGAGCTGATGACGCGCGGCGTGCCGGTCAAGGCCGATGAGATTGAGGCCTTGATGCGCGGGTGA
- a CDS encoding ribonuclease HI family protein — protein sequence MNPWVVYCDGSAVPNPGRIGLGAVFTEPDGTRHTLSQAAHENGCNNEAELRALLATLRELKLRGAGTLLIHCDNSVVVEQVGGAAAKPIARLASLFDEARALLHSFDQANLVWIPRHRNSEADALARAALGIAEKRVVKISRKRR from the coding sequence ATGAACCCCTGGGTTGTCTACTGTGACGGCAGCGCCGTGCCCAACCCCGGTCGTATCGGCCTTGGCGCAGTGTTTACCGAGCCTGATGGCACGCGCCACACTCTTTCGCAAGCGGCGCATGAGAACGGCTGCAACAATGAAGCGGAGCTAAGAGCGCTGCTGGCGACGCTTCGGGAACTGAAACTACGTGGTGCGGGCACGCTTCTCATACACTGCGACAACAGTGTGGTTGTCGAACAGGTCGGCGGCGCCGCAGCAAAGCCGATAGCCCGGCTGGCCTCCTTGTTTGATGAGGCGCGAGCACTGCTCCATTCGTTCGACCAGGCAAACCTGGTGTGGATACCGCGCCATCGCAACAGCGAAGCCGATGCACTCGCTCGTGCTGCATTAGGGATTGCTGAAAAGCGCGTTGTCAAAATATCCAGGAAGCGGCGTTAG
- a CDS encoding phage integrase N-terminal SAM-like domain-containing protein, whose product MNSVAYLPQSKRLLEQVSEVLRYKHYSLKTEQAYLYWVRFFVRWHGRDGQMRHPRSMDGAEVTQFLTMLANERRVSV is encoded by the coding sequence ATGAACTCTGTCGCCTATCTTCCCCAATCCAAGCGCCTGCTGGAGCAGGTGAGTGAGGTGCTACGTTACAAACACTATAGTCTGAAAACTGAGCAGGCTTACCTCTACTGGGTTCGCTTTTTCGTTCGCTGGCATGGGCGTGATGGGCAGATGCGGCACCCCCGTAGCATGGATGGTGCTGAGGTGACGCAGTTCCTGACGATGCTCGCCAACGAGCGCAGGGTGTCGGTGTGA
- a CDS encoding tyrosine-type recombinase/integrase has translation MTPLRQRMLDAMTVRGLAERTQECYAEAVSRMARHYHRSPDLLSPQEVEAYLLHLVKDRKLSYSSVNHAASASRFLFETVLGRKSDEHLRPPMAKVPQKQPHLLAREEIARLFACCAHPAYRMALQTLYATGLRVSEVGRLRVSDIDSAADRMCVRVNAGKGGADRYSILSPSLLALLRLYCQTYAPQRNPGKWLFANGTGERGVGIESLQRAYQAARHCAGITKSGGTHTLRHCFATHLLESGVDLYTISRLLGHRHISTTSRYLHLISPQFRPPKSIDPLDLLAGLPRL, from the coding sequence ATGACACCCTTGCGCCAACGCATGCTCGACGCCATGACCGTACGCGGCCTGGCCGAGCGCACCCAGGAATGCTACGCCGAAGCCGTCTCGCGCATGGCGCGCCACTACCACCGCAGCCCCGATCTGCTCAGCCCCCAGGAGGTCGAGGCCTACTTGCTGCACCTGGTCAAGGACCGCAAGCTTTCCTACAGCAGCGTCAACCACGCCGCCAGCGCCAGTCGCTTCCTGTTTGAAACCGTCCTGGGGCGCAAGAGCGATGAGCACCTGCGCCCACCCATGGCCAAGGTGCCGCAAAAACAACCTCACCTGCTCGCCCGCGAAGAAATCGCCCGCCTGTTTGCCTGCTGCGCCCACCCGGCCTACCGCATGGCGCTGCAAACCCTCTACGCCACGGGCCTGCGCGTCTCGGAAGTCGGCCGCCTGCGTGTGAGCGACATCGATAGCGCGGCCGACCGCATGTGCGTGCGCGTGAACGCCGGCAAAGGCGGCGCCGACCGCTACAGCATCCTGAGCCCAAGCCTGCTGGCGCTGCTGCGCTTGTACTGTCAAACCTACGCGCCGCAACGCAACCCAGGCAAATGGCTGTTCGCCAACGGCACGGGCGAACGCGGCGTCGGCATCGAGAGCCTGCAACGCGCCTACCAGGCAGCCAGGCACTGCGCCGGCATCACCAAGAGCGGTGGCACCCACACCCTGCGCCACTGTTTCGCCACCCACCTGCTCGAAAGCGGCGTGGACCTGTACACCATCAGCCGCCTGCTGGGCCACCGCCACATCAGCACCACCAGCCGTTACCTGCACCTGATCAGCCCGCAGTTCCGGCCACCCAAGAGCATCGACCCGCTGGATCTGCTGGCCGGCCTGCCGCGCCTGTAG
- a CDS encoding IS91 family transposase, translating to MATLAHGVAEVLRRHGAAYLAHHTLSTPQAKAWRAIVACRTAALGGQQLACESCGHSHWQYHSCRNRHCPQCGARAKDAWLQGRLAEVLPVPYAHLVFTLPHSLNSLYGTHPRWVIDTLFACTAQTLSEFAASPRWMGAAKGTPAFSLVLHTWTQDLQRHIHVHAVMACGALARDGQWQTPARKPDFLFPVQALSRVFRGKFMAALAAARRDGNIERDPQGQDAAWRARHRALYQHDWVVYAKTPLGGPAQVLEYLSRYTHRTAISNERIRSVTPDEVAFTVRADDKGGKRLMRLPGAEFVRRFLLHVLPTGIKRIRHYGVLAAACKGVKLDAARLALQMPATNPQAVESAKDFMARVAKLDVLQCPCCQQSCLRVVARLPASGRLPAPGRAPMPASRGPP from the coding sequence ATGGCCACGTTGGCCCATGGCGTGGCTGAGGTGCTGCGCCGCCACGGCGCCGCGTACTTGGCGCATCACACCCTGTCCACCCCGCAGGCCAAGGCCTGGCGGGCCATCGTGGCTTGCCGCACGGCGGCCTTGGGCGGCCAGCAGCTGGCCTGCGAGTCCTGCGGCCACAGCCACTGGCAATACCACTCCTGCCGCAACCGCCACTGCCCGCAGTGTGGCGCGCGCGCCAAGGACGCCTGGCTGCAAGGCCGTCTTGCCGAGGTGCTGCCCGTGCCCTATGCGCACCTGGTCTTCACCTTGCCGCACAGCCTGAACAGTTTGTACGGCACGCATCCGCGCTGGGTGATCGACACCTTGTTCGCCTGCACCGCGCAGACCTTGTCGGAGTTCGCCGCCAGCCCCCGATGGATGGGAGCGGCCAAGGGAACACCGGCCTTCAGCCTGGTGCTGCACACCTGGACGCAGGACTTGCAGCGCCACATTCATGTGCACGCGGTGATGGCCTGCGGGGCGCTCGCGCGGGATGGGCAATGGCAGACACCGGCGCGCAAGCCGGACTTCCTGTTCCCGGTGCAGGCGCTGTCCAGGGTGTTTCGCGGTAAGTTCATGGCGGCGCTGGCGGCGGCACGCCGTGATGGCAACATCGAGCGTGACCCCCAAGGGCAAGACGCAGCTTGGCGGGCACGGCACCGGGCGCTGTATCAGCATGACTGGGTGGTGTATGCCAAGACGCCCTTGGGTGGCCCGGCCCAGGTGCTGGAGTACCTGAGCCGCTACACGCACCGCACGGCCATCAGCAACGAGCGCATTCGCAGCGTTACCCCCGACGAGGTGGCATTCACGGTGCGTGCCGACGACAAAGGGGGCAAACGCCTGATGCGCCTGCCGGGTGCGGAGTTTGTGCGCCGCTTCCTGCTGCATGTGCTGCCCACGGGGATCAAGCGGATTCGGCACTACGGGGTGTTGGCTGCGGCGTGCAAGGGCGTCAAGCTGGATGCCGCACGCCTGGCGCTGCAGATGCCCGCCACCAACCCGCAAGCGGTCGAATCTGCGAAAGACTTCATGGCACGGGTGGCCAAGCTCGATGTGTTGCAGTGCCCGTGTTGCCAGCAGTCTTGCTTGCGGGTGGTGGCCCGGTTGCCCGCCTCGGGACGTTTGCCCGCACCGGGGCGGGCGCCGATGCCAGCCAGCCGGGGGCCGCCGTGA
- a CDS encoding DUF302 domain-containing protein: MDKFEAAVKKRGFIVFARLDHTAGAESVGLKMPRSTVIVFGNPRAGTPVFIKTPTVAIDLPLKALVWEDANGKVFLSYNSAEYLFGTIYVRHGAPHDKEAVGNIEGALKAISDEATK, from the coding sequence ATGGACAAATTTGAGGCCGCCGTAAAGAAGCGCGGTTTCATAGTCTTCGCGCGCCTCGACCATACGGCGGGGGCCGAATCCGTTGGTCTGAAGATGCCGCGCTCGACTGTCATCGTATTCGGCAATCCGCGCGCGGGTACCCCGGTCTTCATCAAGACCCCCACCGTCGCAATTGATCTTCCGCTTAAGGCGCTGGTGTGGGAAGACGCGAACGGGAAGGTATTCTTGAGTTACAACTCGGCCGAGTATCTCTTCGGCACGATCTATGTGCGACACGGAGCGCCTCACGATAAGGAGGCGGTAGGAAATATCGAAGGCGCACTTAAAGCCATCTCTGACGAGGCGACAAAGTAA